In the Oryza glaberrima chromosome 6, OglaRS2, whole genome shotgun sequence genome, one interval contains:
- the LOC127776603 gene encoding WRKY transcription factor 72A-like isoform X1, which translates to MKEEMIKGDSKQLASMYMKEEMIKGERQLGTHEDRLKDEVIKDGDKISDGNFFKSLQNISSTKEEVCSPGPIERSCMDSSLLNMKAQNKGQDDKLESTRAEMGEVREENERLKTLLSRISHDYRSLQTHFYDVLQQGRAKKLPDSPATDIEEPEFVSLRLGTSRSKCKKEDKSTTSSEVKGSTEDFLKIKGGLSLGLSDCRVDANNSEKVQPDVMTLSPEGSFEDARDDTAETTEQWPPSKMLKNLRSVGAEAEDDIAPQPQVKKARVSVRARCDAPTMNDGCQWRKYGQKIAKGNPCPRAYYRCTVAAGCPVRKQVQRCADDMSILITTYEGTHNHPLSVSATAMASTTSAAASMLISGSSSTSLAAYPAAAASPALAFDASSKPPLIGGRPFFLPTAAAAAITSTPSYPTITLDLTSPAAAATSSHAAFSLSNRFSHTRYPSTGFTFSGSGPSSAPWPGYLSYGASLSAHPYNAGGGKSSSSFEAALSSINGSRQQGGGGGGGSAPPLYQMQQKAAAAAPPPPSVITDTIAKAITADPSFHTALAAAITSYVGKKGSPPASGGEDSKVGLKWGEHLGLGLTHSSPSTAAAAAASSSSQMFLQPSLGLSGSTTSASTSPVANREQAH; encoded by the exons ATGAAAGAGGAGATGATCAAGGGAGACTCAAAGCAGCTAGCTTCTATGTACATGAAAGAGGAGATGATCAAGGGAGAGAGGCAGCTTGGAACCCATGAAGATCGGTTAAAAGACGAG GTTATAAAAGATGGCGATAAAATTTCAGATGGCAATTTTTTCAAGTCCTTGCAAAACATATCAAGCACAAAGGAGGAG GTGTGTTCACCAGGCCCAATAGAAAGATCATGTATGGACTCATCATTGCTAAACATGAAAGCTCAAAATAAG GGTCAGGATgataagcttgaatcaacaaggGCAGAAATGGGTGAAGTACGAGAAGAGAACGAGAGGCTCAAGACGTTGCTGTCGCGCATCTCACACGACTATAGATCTCTTCAGACGCACTTCTATGACGTTCTTCAGCAAGGCCGAGCTAAGAAGCTCCCAGACTCTCCGGCCACCGACATCGAGGAGCCTGAATTCGTCTCTCTGAGACTTGGAACGAGCAGGAgcaaatgcaagaaggaagACAAGAGTACCACCAGTAGCGAAGTCAAAGGGAGTACTGAAGATTTTCTGAAGATCAAAGGAGGTCTCTCTCTTGGATTATCAGACTGCAGAGTTGATGCTAATAACAGTGAGAAGGTACAGCCGGATGTGATGACGTTGAGCCCTGAAGGCAGCTTTGAGGATGCTAGGGATGACACCGCAGAGACCACAGAGCAATGGCCACCAAGCAAAATGCTGAAGAATTTGAGGAGCGTCGGCGCGGAAGCCGAGGATGACATAGCTCCTCAGCCACAGGTCAAGAAGGCTAGGGTTTCAGTGAGAGCGAGATGTGATGCGCCAACG ATGAATGATGGATGCCAGTGGAGGAAGTATGGGCAGAAGATTGCGAAGGGGAACCCTTGCCCGCGCGCCTACTACCGGTGCACCGTGGCAGCAGGATGCCCAGTCAGGAAGCAG GTGCAGCGATGCGCGGATGACATGTCCATCCTCATCACCACCTACGAGGGCACGCACAACCACCCGCTCTccgtctccgccaccgccatggcctccaccacctccgccgccgcctccatgctcatctccggctcctcctccacctctctcgCCGcctaccccgccgccgccgcgtcgccggccctcGCATTCGACGCCTCCTCCAAGCCGCCCCTCATCGGCGGCCGCCCGTTCTTcctcccgaccgccgccgccgccgccatcacctccACCCCTTCCTACCCCACCATCACCCTCGACCtcacctcgccggccgccgccgccacctcctcccacGCCGCCTTCTCCCTCAGTAACAGGTTCTCGCACACCAGGTACCCTTCCACCGGCTTCACCTTCTCCGGCTCCGGCCCGAGTAGCGCGCCATGGCCGGGGTACTTGAGCTACGGGGCGTCGCTATCCGCTCACCCGTacaacgccggcggcggcaagagctCGTCGTCGTTCGAGGCTGCGCTGAGCAGCATCAACGGAAGCAGgcagcagggcggcggcggcggcggcggctcggcgccgccgctctaCCAGATGCagcagaaggcggcggcggcggcgccgccgccgccgagcgtgATCACCGACACGATCGCGAAGGCGATCACGGCGGACCCGAGCTTCCACACGGCGCTGGCGGCCGCCATCACGTCGTACGTCGGCAAGaagggctcgccgccggcgtcgggaGGAGAGGACAGCAAGGTCGGGCTCAAGTGGGGGGAGCACCTCGGGCTCGGGCTGACCcactcgtcgccgtcgacggcggcggcggcggcggcgagctcgagcagcCAGATGTTCTTGCAGCCATCGCTGGGGTTATCAGGATCGACGACGAGTGCGTCGACGTCTCCTGTGGCGAACAGAGAGCaagcacattaa
- the LOC127776603 gene encoding probable WRKY transcription factor 72 isoform X2, whose amino-acid sequence MKEEMIKGDSKQLASMYMKEEMIKGERQLGTHEDRLKDEVIKDGDKISDGNFFKSLQNISSTKEEGQDDKLESTRAEMGEVREENERLKTLLSRISHDYRSLQTHFYDVLQQGRAKKLPDSPATDIEEPEFVSLRLGTSRSKCKKEDKSTTSSEVKGSTEDFLKIKGGLSLGLSDCRVDANNSEKVQPDVMTLSPEGSFEDARDDTAETTEQWPPSKMLKNLRSVGAEAEDDIAPQPQVKKARVSVRARCDAPTMNDGCQWRKYGQKIAKGNPCPRAYYRCTVAAGCPVRKQVQRCADDMSILITTYEGTHNHPLSVSATAMASTTSAAASMLISGSSSTSLAAYPAAAASPALAFDASSKPPLIGGRPFFLPTAAAAAITSTPSYPTITLDLTSPAAAATSSHAAFSLSNRFSHTRYPSTGFTFSGSGPSSAPWPGYLSYGASLSAHPYNAGGGKSSSSFEAALSSINGSRQQGGGGGGGSAPPLYQMQQKAAAAAPPPPSVITDTIAKAITADPSFHTALAAAITSYVGKKGSPPASGGEDSKVGLKWGEHLGLGLTHSSPSTAAAAAASSSSQMFLQPSLGLSGSTTSASTSPVANREQAH is encoded by the exons ATGAAAGAGGAGATGATCAAGGGAGACTCAAAGCAGCTAGCTTCTATGTACATGAAAGAGGAGATGATCAAGGGAGAGAGGCAGCTTGGAACCCATGAAGATCGGTTAAAAGACGAG GTTATAAAAGATGGCGATAAAATTTCAGATGGCAATTTTTTCAAGTCCTTGCAAAACATATCAAGCACAAAGGAGGAG GGTCAGGATgataagcttgaatcaacaaggGCAGAAATGGGTGAAGTACGAGAAGAGAACGAGAGGCTCAAGACGTTGCTGTCGCGCATCTCACACGACTATAGATCTCTTCAGACGCACTTCTATGACGTTCTTCAGCAAGGCCGAGCTAAGAAGCTCCCAGACTCTCCGGCCACCGACATCGAGGAGCCTGAATTCGTCTCTCTGAGACTTGGAACGAGCAGGAgcaaatgcaagaaggaagACAAGAGTACCACCAGTAGCGAAGTCAAAGGGAGTACTGAAGATTTTCTGAAGATCAAAGGAGGTCTCTCTCTTGGATTATCAGACTGCAGAGTTGATGCTAATAACAGTGAGAAGGTACAGCCGGATGTGATGACGTTGAGCCCTGAAGGCAGCTTTGAGGATGCTAGGGATGACACCGCAGAGACCACAGAGCAATGGCCACCAAGCAAAATGCTGAAGAATTTGAGGAGCGTCGGCGCGGAAGCCGAGGATGACATAGCTCCTCAGCCACAGGTCAAGAAGGCTAGGGTTTCAGTGAGAGCGAGATGTGATGCGCCAACG ATGAATGATGGATGCCAGTGGAGGAAGTATGGGCAGAAGATTGCGAAGGGGAACCCTTGCCCGCGCGCCTACTACCGGTGCACCGTGGCAGCAGGATGCCCAGTCAGGAAGCAG GTGCAGCGATGCGCGGATGACATGTCCATCCTCATCACCACCTACGAGGGCACGCACAACCACCCGCTCTccgtctccgccaccgccatggcctccaccacctccgccgccgcctccatgctcatctccggctcctcctccacctctctcgCCGcctaccccgccgccgccgcgtcgccggccctcGCATTCGACGCCTCCTCCAAGCCGCCCCTCATCGGCGGCCGCCCGTTCTTcctcccgaccgccgccgccgccgccatcacctccACCCCTTCCTACCCCACCATCACCCTCGACCtcacctcgccggccgccgccgccacctcctcccacGCCGCCTTCTCCCTCAGTAACAGGTTCTCGCACACCAGGTACCCTTCCACCGGCTTCACCTTCTCCGGCTCCGGCCCGAGTAGCGCGCCATGGCCGGGGTACTTGAGCTACGGGGCGTCGCTATCCGCTCACCCGTacaacgccggcggcggcaagagctCGTCGTCGTTCGAGGCTGCGCTGAGCAGCATCAACGGAAGCAGgcagcagggcggcggcggcggcggcggctcggcgccgccgctctaCCAGATGCagcagaaggcggcggcggcggcgccgccgccgccgagcgtgATCACCGACACGATCGCGAAGGCGATCACGGCGGACCCGAGCTTCCACACGGCGCTGGCGGCCGCCATCACGTCGTACGTCGGCAAGaagggctcgccgccggcgtcgggaGGAGAGGACAGCAAGGTCGGGCTCAAGTGGGGGGAGCACCTCGGGCTCGGGCTGACCcactcgtcgccgtcgacggcggcggcggcggcggcgagctcgagcagcCAGATGTTCTTGCAGCCATCGCTGGGGTTATCAGGATCGACGACGAGTGCGTCGACGTCTCCTGTGGCGAACAGAGAGCaagcacattaa
- the LOC127776604 gene encoding uncharacterized protein LOC127776604, with protein sequence MATSSPPCACAAPLLRRLLLPAPPRAPSPAAPPRLRLPLRRSPPPARAKFGKFEASDAAPTEASAEEAESAAAAGDGAAEQKAEEDDSCLPSDLEGAIWQSGKASADFVNSGGMRAIAELLIPQLEFLNEEGAQAEVWALSRIFLDTLVKETGQKVKAIFPDAGAAALLKYQWTDAEFKCASLSDRKPVDVEDEVVVMIIPDHQMVESVERIASQLSDDPIRPLVMWNPRLVSGDVGVGFNVRNLRRNFLSTFTTVYSMRPLPTGAVFRQYPGKWKVFYDDPKRPNRYLLARELVSRPDATDIEIIFGGGDEQSDEAPSLMNNVMGVFSSVSRFMRVISK encoded by the exons ATggcgacctcgtcgccgccgtgcgcttgcgctgctcctctcctccgccgcctcctcctccccgctccGCCCCGCGCGCCCTCCCCCGCGGCGCCACCTCGCCTGCGCCTgcccctccgccgctcgccgccccccgcgcgcgccaAGTTCGGCAAGTTCGAGGCCTCCGACGCCGCCCCCACGGAGGCCTCCGCCGAGgaggcggaatcggcggcggcggcgggtgatggGGCGGCGGAACAGAaagcggaggaggacgacag CTGCTTGCCGTCGGACTTGGAGGGCGCGATATGGCAATCGGGGAAGGCGAGCGCCGATTTCGTCAACTCTGGTGGCATGCGAGCCATT GCAGAGCTACTGATCCCTCAGTTGGAATTCCTCAACGAGGAAGGAGCACAGGCTGAGGTCTGGGCACTGTCAAGGATATTCCTGGACACACTTGTAAAAGAGACAGGCCAG AAAGTTAAGGCCATTTTTCCTGATGCTGGAGCAGCGGCCCTTCTTAAGTATCAGTGGACAGATGCAGAGTTTAAGTGCGCCAG CTTAAGTGACCGGAAACCAGTTGACGTTGAAGATGAAGTTGTTGTTATGATTATCCCTGATCATCAGATGGTGGAATCTGTTGAACGGATTGCATCTCAACTCTCTGATGATCCT ATAAGACCTCTTGTCATGTGGAATCCACGCCTTGTTAGTGGAGATGTTGGAGTTGGCTTTAATGTTCGAAATCTGCGCCGGAATTTCCTAAG CACTTTTACCACTGTTTACTCGATGAGACCGTTGCCAACTGGTGCAGTCTTTCGACAATATCCTGG AAAGTGGAAAGTATTCTATGATGACCCAAAGAGGCCTAACCGGTATTTGCTTGCCCGAGAACTTGTAAGCCGACCTGATGCAACAGACATTGAG ATAATATTTGGAGGCGGCGATGAACAATCTGACGAGGCACCATCATTGATGAACAATGTAATGGGCGTATTTAGTTCCGTGAGCCGGTTTATGAGAGTAATCTCCAAGTGA
- the LOC127776605 gene encoding uncharacterized protein LOC127776605 isoform X1, whose product MALASGTSCALPGAARPHLAVSPSPPASSIRFCRGGSRGGRAVVSLRASVPPAAAAATTSGSIAPAISLTEKALKHLNKMRAEQNEDLCLRIGVRQGGCSGMSYTMEFEDRSNASPDDSVVEYDGFAIVCDPKSLLFMFGMELDYSDALIGGGFAFQNPNATKTCGCGKSFATGKETESTATACNN is encoded by the exons ATGGCGCTCGCATCCGGCACGTCCTGCGCCCTCCccggcgccgcgcgcccccaCCTCGCCGTGTCCCCCTCTCCGCCCGCCTCCTCGATCCGTTTCTGCAGAGGCGGCTCCCGCGGCGGCAGGGCCGTCGTCTCCCTCCGCGCCTCCGTGCCTCCAG cagcagcggcagcaacaaCATCTGGTAGCATTGCACCTGCAATTTCATTGACTGAAAAGGCTTTGAAGCATCTGAATAAAATGAGGGCTGAACAGAATGAAGATCTCTGTTTGAGAATTGGAGTTAGGCAAGGTGGATGTTCTGGCATGTCTTACACCATGGAGTTTGAAGATCGATCCAATGCCAGCCCTGATGATTCAGTTGTAGAATATGATGGCTTTGCAATAG TCTGCGACCCGAAGAGCCTTCTTTTCATGTTTGGAATGGAGCTGGACTACAGTGACGCCCTTATCGGTGGTGGATTCGCCTTCCAGAACCCAAATGCAACAAAGACATGTGGGTGTGGCAAATCTTTCGCCACCGGAAAAGAAACAGAGAGCACAGCAACAGCCTGCAACAACTAA
- the LOC127776605 gene encoding iron-sulfur assembly protein IscA, chloroplastic isoform X2 — translation MALASGTSCALPGAARPHLAVSPSPPASSIRFCRGGSRGGRAVVSLRASVPPAAAATTSGSIAPAISLTEKALKHLNKMRAEQNEDLCLRIGVRQGGCSGMSYTMEFEDRSNASPDDSVVEYDGFAIVCDPKSLLFMFGMELDYSDALIGGGFAFQNPNATKTCGCGKSFATGKETESTATACNN, via the exons ATGGCGCTCGCATCCGGCACGTCCTGCGCCCTCCccggcgccgcgcgcccccaCCTCGCCGTGTCCCCCTCTCCGCCCGCCTCCTCGATCCGTTTCTGCAGAGGCGGCTCCCGCGGCGGCAGGGCCGTCGTCTCCCTCCGCGCCTCCGTGCCTCCAG cagcggcagcaacaaCATCTGGTAGCATTGCACCTGCAATTTCATTGACTGAAAAGGCTTTGAAGCATCTGAATAAAATGAGGGCTGAACAGAATGAAGATCTCTGTTTGAGAATTGGAGTTAGGCAAGGTGGATGTTCTGGCATGTCTTACACCATGGAGTTTGAAGATCGATCCAATGCCAGCCCTGATGATTCAGTTGTAGAATATGATGGCTTTGCAATAG TCTGCGACCCGAAGAGCCTTCTTTTCATGTTTGGAATGGAGCTGGACTACAGTGACGCCCTTATCGGTGGTGGATTCGCCTTCCAGAACCCAAATGCAACAAAGACATGTGGGTGTGGCAAATCTTTCGCCACCGGAAAAGAAACAGAGAGCACAGCAACAGCCTGCAACAACTAA
- the LOC127777526 gene encoding uncharacterized protein LOC127777526, protein MDRNDRHSSLLTKVGFGALTFNSLLAIYRSQGEPASVAFVVAAYAALLLLFYFLGKFERARPEERGKVKAAVWSLTTLLTAMFVSRVAPLMPPLVAAGVWIMAAATVVGGFWAFFLHP, encoded by the coding sequence ATGGACCGCAATGATCGCCATTCTTCTCTACTCACCAAGGTAGGATTTGGTGCTCTCACATTTAACTCCCTCCTGGCCATCTACAGATCGCAGGGTGAACCCGCCTCGGTggccttcgtcgtcgccgcctacgccgcgctgctgctgctcttctaCTTCCTCGGCAAGTTCGAGCGCGCGCGCCCGGAGGAGAGGGGCAAGGTGAAGGCGGCTGTGTGGTCGCTCACCACGCTGCTCACCGCAATGTTCGTGTCAAGGGTGGCGCCTCTcatgccgccgctcgtcgccgccggcgtctggATCATGGCGGCCGCCACTGTCGTCGGTGGGTTCTGGGCTTTCTTCCTTCATCCCTGA